A DNA window from Strix aluco isolate bStrAlu1 chromosome 6, bStrAlu1.hap1, whole genome shotgun sequence contains the following coding sequences:
- the TRAK2 gene encoding trafficking kinesin-binding protein 2 isoform X1 produces the protein MSFDHRGLESISDVCSSEDLPEVELVSMLEEQLPDYKLRVDSLYLYENQDWIQSPACHGHLPEITSPVHDEEPFHYMTLIELPSSSLAGSHKFAQVLGTDNVEQKTCSDADMVKHLLAEKDRDLELAARIGQALLKRNHLLTEQNEALEEQLGQTLDRVNQLQHELSKKDDLLRIVSIASEESETDSSCSTPLRFNESFSVSHDLLQLDVLQDKLRELEEENFALRSKACHLKTETITYEEKEQQLVNDCVKELRQTNAQISRITEELSEKSEELVRYQEEISSLLSQIVDLQHKLKEHVIEKEELKLHLQASKDAQRQLTAELHELQDRNAECLGMLHESQEEVKLLRSRASSVACLCHHQSCGAFPVDSLAAEIEGTMWKELSQGDESLLSKQKSQQKRVFDTVKVANVTRGRSSSFPAPLPIPGSNRSSVVMTAKPFQSGIHQLESHTQMTQRSISEKNLKDTHSPGQLGTPGDNDLVTALHRLSLRRQNYLSEKQFFEEEWERKMHLLAEQKEGASGCSTPTESCFSLGTNSEFTDLSASSSNLRVLLPEKLQIVKPIEGSQTLFHWQQLARPNLGTILDPRPGVVTKGFTPLSDDTVYHISDLEEDAEEEGEGGITFQVQQSFPEEKKYTVAKPVAGIFLPPITSAAVPLTASNPGKCLSSTNSTFTFTTCRILHPSDVTQVTPSSLGVPFSLGNAGSSMGNPVVSTPAVSYRLSIGEFLTNRRDSTTTFSSTSSLAKLLQERGISAKVYDSPVLEKLPLLQPPRTLPIPSTPPNSPSRSPCPSPPPFEPRVHHSENFLASRPAETFLQEMYGLKPSRNAPDVGQLKMNLVDRLKRLGIARVIKPPETQDHRKNQGPEVSLRRQDSALFLNAGSNLMAGLRRNQSLPAMIGALGAPVCTQSSKMDILKED, from the exons ATGAGTTTTGATCACAGGGGCTTGGAGAGCATCTCTG ATGTCTGCTCCAGTGAGGACCTTCCTGAGGTAGAGTTGGTGAGCATGCTAGAAGAACAGTTGCCAGATTACAAGTTAAGAGTTGACTCTCTGTATCTGTATGAAAATCAAGACTGGATTCAGTCCCCTGCCTGCCATGGCCATCTTCCTGAAATCACTTCTCCAGTTCATGATGAGGAGCCCTTCCATTACATGA CTCTTATTGaacttccctcctcctccttggcTGGATCTCACAAATTTGCTCAAG ttCTTGGCACAGATAATGTGGAGCAGAAAACCTGCAGTGATGCTGACATGGTGAAACATCTGTTAGCTGAG AAAGATCGGGACCTGGAACTGGCAGCTCGAATTGGACAAGCCCTCCTTAAGCGAAACCACTTGTTGACAGAACAGAATGAAGCGCTAGAAGAACAGTTAGGACAAACTCTAGATCGA GTTAACCAGCTGCAGCATGAACTGTCAAAGAAAGATGACCTGCTTCGTATTGTTTCGATTGCTTCTGAGGAGAGTGAAACAGATTCCAGCTGTTCCACACCACTTCGTTTCAATGAGTCTTTCAGTGTATCCCACGATCTGTTGCAGCTGGATGTCTTGCAAGATAAACTCAGGGAGCTGGAAGAAGAGAACTTTGCCCTCCGATCAAAG GCTTGCCATCTGAAGACAGAAACCATTACATATGAAGAGAAGGAACAGCAGCTGGTCAATGACTGTGTCAAAGAGCTCC GGCAAACAAATGCTCAAATTTCCAGAATAACGGAGGAGTTGTCAGAGAAGAGTGAGGAGTTGGTTCGCTACCAGGAAGAAATCTCATCCCTCTTGTCCCAGATTGTTGATCTTCAACATAAACTCAAAGAA CATGTGATTGAAAAGGAGGAGCTGAAACTTCACTTACAAGCTTCCAAAGATGCTCAGAGACAACTGACAGCAGAG ctacaTGAGTTGCAAGATCGGAATGCAGAGTGTCTAGGGATGTTGCACGAATCACAAGAAGAAGTGAAGTTGCTGCGCAGCAGGGCCAGCTCTGTTGCTTGTCTCTGCCACCACCAGTCATGTGGAGCATTTCCTGTG GATTCCCTTGCAGCAGAAATTGAAGGGACAATGTGGAAGGAATTGAGTCAGGGTGATGAATCTCTTCTCTCCAAGCAAAA GAGTCAACAAAAACGAGTATTTGACACTGTCAAGGTTGCTAACGTCACTCGTGGCCgctcctcttcctttcctgccCCTTTGCCAATCCCTGGATCTAATCGGTCAAGTGTTGTTATGACAGCAAAGCCCTTCCAGTCTGGCATACACCAGTTGGAGAGCCACACACAGATGACCCAGAGGAGCATCTCTGAGAAGAATTTGAA AGACACTCATAGTCCTGGCCAGCTGGGAACCCCTGGAGACAATGACTTGGTCACAGCTCTGCACAGGCTCTCCCTTCGTCGTCAGAACTACCTGAGTGAGAAGCAGTTCTTTGAGGAGGAATGGGAGCGAAAAATGCATTTGCTGGCTGAGCAGAAAGAAGGGGCTAGTGGCTGTAGTACACCGACAGAAAGCTGTTTTTCCCTGGGTACAAACTCAGAATTCACTGATCTCTCTGCCAGCTCTAGTAATCTTCGTGTCCTCCTACCAGAAAAATTGCAAATTGTCAAACCCATTGAAG GATCTCAGACCCTTTTTCACTGGCAGCAGCTTGCTCGACCCAACCTAGGCACCATTCTTGACCCAAGACCAGGTGTTGTTACAAAGGGGTTTACTCCTCTGTCTGATGATACTGTGTACCACATCTCTGACTTGGAGGAGGATGCTGAGGAAGAAGGTGAAGGAGGTATAACATTTCAAGTGCAACAGTCCTTCCCGGAGGAAAAGAAATATACAGTGGCAAAGCCAGTGGCAGGGATTTTCCTGCCACCTATTACTTCAGCAGCAGTGCCACTCACTG CCTCAAATCCAGGGAAGTGTCTGTCTTCCACAAATTCCACATTTACCTTTACTACCTGTAGGATCCTTCACCCATCTGATGTCACTCAAGTTACTCCCAG ctccTTGGGTGTGCCATTTTCACTTGGAAATGCTGGCAGCAGTATGGGAAACCCAGTAGTGAGCACTCCAGCTGTGTCTTACAGGCTTAGTATTGGAGAATTTCTCACCAACAGAAGAGATTCAACTACTACCTTCAGCAGCACAAGCAGTCTGGCTAAACTTTTGCAAGAAAGAGGCATCTCTGCCAAGGTTTACGATAGCCCTGTATTAGAAAAACTGCCTTTGCTACAGCCCCCTCGAACTCTCCCCATTCCTTCTACACCACCAAATTCTCCCTCGCGTTCACCTTGTCCTTCCCCTCCACCGTTTGAGCCTCGAGTGCATCACTCAGAAAATTTCCTGGCTTCTCGACCAGCAGAAACATTCTTGCAAGAAATGTATGGCCTAAAGCCCTCTCGTAACGCTCCAGACGTAGGCCAGCTGAAGATGAACCTAGTGGACAGACTGAAGAGGCTGGGTATTGCCAGGGTGATCAAGCCCCCTGAGACACAGGACCACAGGAAGAACCAGGGGCCAGAAGTCAGCTTGCGGAGGCAGGACTCTGCTCTGTTTTTAAATGCAGGTAGCAACTTAATGGCAGGACTGAGAAGAAACCAGAGTCTTCCAGCCATGATTGGAGCATTGGGAGCTCCGGTTTGCACACAGTCATCAAAAATGGATATCCTAAAGGAGGACTGA
- the TRAK2 gene encoding trafficking kinesin-binding protein 2 isoform X2, giving the protein MSFDHRGLESISDVCSSEDLPEVELVSMLEEQLPDYKLRVDSLYLYENQDWIQSPACHGHLPEITSPVHDEEPFHYMILGTDNVEQKTCSDADMVKHLLAEKDRDLELAARIGQALLKRNHLLTEQNEALEEQLGQTLDRVNQLQHELSKKDDLLRIVSIASEESETDSSCSTPLRFNESFSVSHDLLQLDVLQDKLRELEEENFALRSKACHLKTETITYEEKEQQLVNDCVKELRQTNAQISRITEELSEKSEELVRYQEEISSLLSQIVDLQHKLKEHVIEKEELKLHLQASKDAQRQLTAELHELQDRNAECLGMLHESQEEVKLLRSRASSVACLCHHQSCGAFPVDSLAAEIEGTMWKELSQGDESLLSKQKSQQKRVFDTVKVANVTRGRSSSFPAPLPIPGSNRSSVVMTAKPFQSGIHQLESHTQMTQRSISEKNLKDTHSPGQLGTPGDNDLVTALHRLSLRRQNYLSEKQFFEEEWERKMHLLAEQKEGASGCSTPTESCFSLGTNSEFTDLSASSSNLRVLLPEKLQIVKPIEGSQTLFHWQQLARPNLGTILDPRPGVVTKGFTPLSDDTVYHISDLEEDAEEEGEGGITFQVQQSFPEEKKYTVAKPVAGIFLPPITSAAVPLTASNPGKCLSSTNSTFTFTTCRILHPSDVTQVTPSSLGVPFSLGNAGSSMGNPVVSTPAVSYRLSIGEFLTNRRDSTTTFSSTSSLAKLLQERGISAKVYDSPVLEKLPLLQPPRTLPIPSTPPNSPSRSPCPSPPPFEPRVHHSENFLASRPAETFLQEMYGLKPSRNAPDVGQLKMNLVDRLKRLGIARVIKPPETQDHRKNQGPEVSLRRQDSALFLNAGSNLMAGLRRNQSLPAMIGALGAPVCTQSSKMDILKED; this is encoded by the exons ATGAGTTTTGATCACAGGGGCTTGGAGAGCATCTCTG ATGTCTGCTCCAGTGAGGACCTTCCTGAGGTAGAGTTGGTGAGCATGCTAGAAGAACAGTTGCCAGATTACAAGTTAAGAGTTGACTCTCTGTATCTGTATGAAAATCAAGACTGGATTCAGTCCCCTGCCTGCCATGGCCATCTTCCTGAAATCACTTCTCCAGTTCATGATGAGGAGCCCTTCCATTACATGA ttCTTGGCACAGATAATGTGGAGCAGAAAACCTGCAGTGATGCTGACATGGTGAAACATCTGTTAGCTGAG AAAGATCGGGACCTGGAACTGGCAGCTCGAATTGGACAAGCCCTCCTTAAGCGAAACCACTTGTTGACAGAACAGAATGAAGCGCTAGAAGAACAGTTAGGACAAACTCTAGATCGA GTTAACCAGCTGCAGCATGAACTGTCAAAGAAAGATGACCTGCTTCGTATTGTTTCGATTGCTTCTGAGGAGAGTGAAACAGATTCCAGCTGTTCCACACCACTTCGTTTCAATGAGTCTTTCAGTGTATCCCACGATCTGTTGCAGCTGGATGTCTTGCAAGATAAACTCAGGGAGCTGGAAGAAGAGAACTTTGCCCTCCGATCAAAG GCTTGCCATCTGAAGACAGAAACCATTACATATGAAGAGAAGGAACAGCAGCTGGTCAATGACTGTGTCAAAGAGCTCC GGCAAACAAATGCTCAAATTTCCAGAATAACGGAGGAGTTGTCAGAGAAGAGTGAGGAGTTGGTTCGCTACCAGGAAGAAATCTCATCCCTCTTGTCCCAGATTGTTGATCTTCAACATAAACTCAAAGAA CATGTGATTGAAAAGGAGGAGCTGAAACTTCACTTACAAGCTTCCAAAGATGCTCAGAGACAACTGACAGCAGAG ctacaTGAGTTGCAAGATCGGAATGCAGAGTGTCTAGGGATGTTGCACGAATCACAAGAAGAAGTGAAGTTGCTGCGCAGCAGGGCCAGCTCTGTTGCTTGTCTCTGCCACCACCAGTCATGTGGAGCATTTCCTGTG GATTCCCTTGCAGCAGAAATTGAAGGGACAATGTGGAAGGAATTGAGTCAGGGTGATGAATCTCTTCTCTCCAAGCAAAA GAGTCAACAAAAACGAGTATTTGACACTGTCAAGGTTGCTAACGTCACTCGTGGCCgctcctcttcctttcctgccCCTTTGCCAATCCCTGGATCTAATCGGTCAAGTGTTGTTATGACAGCAAAGCCCTTCCAGTCTGGCATACACCAGTTGGAGAGCCACACACAGATGACCCAGAGGAGCATCTCTGAGAAGAATTTGAA AGACACTCATAGTCCTGGCCAGCTGGGAACCCCTGGAGACAATGACTTGGTCACAGCTCTGCACAGGCTCTCCCTTCGTCGTCAGAACTACCTGAGTGAGAAGCAGTTCTTTGAGGAGGAATGGGAGCGAAAAATGCATTTGCTGGCTGAGCAGAAAGAAGGGGCTAGTGGCTGTAGTACACCGACAGAAAGCTGTTTTTCCCTGGGTACAAACTCAGAATTCACTGATCTCTCTGCCAGCTCTAGTAATCTTCGTGTCCTCCTACCAGAAAAATTGCAAATTGTCAAACCCATTGAAG GATCTCAGACCCTTTTTCACTGGCAGCAGCTTGCTCGACCCAACCTAGGCACCATTCTTGACCCAAGACCAGGTGTTGTTACAAAGGGGTTTACTCCTCTGTCTGATGATACTGTGTACCACATCTCTGACTTGGAGGAGGATGCTGAGGAAGAAGGTGAAGGAGGTATAACATTTCAAGTGCAACAGTCCTTCCCGGAGGAAAAGAAATATACAGTGGCAAAGCCAGTGGCAGGGATTTTCCTGCCACCTATTACTTCAGCAGCAGTGCCACTCACTG CCTCAAATCCAGGGAAGTGTCTGTCTTCCACAAATTCCACATTTACCTTTACTACCTGTAGGATCCTTCACCCATCTGATGTCACTCAAGTTACTCCCAG ctccTTGGGTGTGCCATTTTCACTTGGAAATGCTGGCAGCAGTATGGGAAACCCAGTAGTGAGCACTCCAGCTGTGTCTTACAGGCTTAGTATTGGAGAATTTCTCACCAACAGAAGAGATTCAACTACTACCTTCAGCAGCACAAGCAGTCTGGCTAAACTTTTGCAAGAAAGAGGCATCTCTGCCAAGGTTTACGATAGCCCTGTATTAGAAAAACTGCCTTTGCTACAGCCCCCTCGAACTCTCCCCATTCCTTCTACACCACCAAATTCTCCCTCGCGTTCACCTTGTCCTTCCCCTCCACCGTTTGAGCCTCGAGTGCATCACTCAGAAAATTTCCTGGCTTCTCGACCAGCAGAAACATTCTTGCAAGAAATGTATGGCCTAAAGCCCTCTCGTAACGCTCCAGACGTAGGCCAGCTGAAGATGAACCTAGTGGACAGACTGAAGAGGCTGGGTATTGCCAGGGTGATCAAGCCCCCTGAGACACAGGACCACAGGAAGAACCAGGGGCCAGAAGTCAGCTTGCGGAGGCAGGACTCTGCTCTGTTTTTAAATGCAGGTAGCAACTTAATGGCAGGACTGAGAAGAAACCAGAGTCTTCCAGCCATGATTGGAGCATTGGGAGCTCCGGTTTGCACACAGTCATCAAAAATGGATATCCTAAAGGAGGACTGA